The Gymnogyps californianus isolate 813 chromosome 6, ASM1813914v2, whole genome shotgun sequence genomic interval gTCCACTGATTCTCTTGTACAGTGTTGTTACAGTGTATTATTTACAGCCTAGTAGGAATTCAGCTAAGCTTTCaatgtgttgtggtttttgtttgttttgtcattcctgttttctcctaCTTTGTTCACCTTTAAGTTTGGTAATATGTATATGttctcttgaaataattttgtaatggTTTTGAGATGCACCTTCTGATATCTCAGGGGAGGCAGCTGATGAATACTTCTCAAAGGTTCACCTGCGGTGATATTTAGGGCTGACTCTGGGGTGCCTTGCTGTTTTGGGTCAGGTAGCTCTGGGCTTTGCAGAACCAAGCCTTGAGCATCACCTGGCTGAGCAGGTTCAAGGACTGAGAAGGCACATTATTAGCCATGTAGCTGCTTTCTTGAGTTGCACTTTTGAGtagctctgcagccctctttCATGCTGTAACAGGTAACATTTCCTGGGAAGCCTGTGGTTCTTGTCAGTGGGAATGTTGCATATTCAGCATCTGTCATATTAGATGATGTAGAAGCTATTTGAGGTTTCTCTccaagcaaaactgaaagacatCCCAGATAGTTTGCTTATGTCTTACAAATTTTTGATTCATCCAGGGGCTAGGTGCCTGCTGGTGATGGCAAAAACATGGTCTGAAACCTAGCACTGATAGGCAGCACTGCGTGTTCCTGCGCTGAGCAAAATGGGGTGTCTCATGTCCCTCGGTCTAGCCCTGCCATGCAGTCACTGATGCAGAAAGGACTGAGGGCTGTTGGTCCCATGCTGCTGGTGACACCCACAGCATTAGCAAAGCTACTCCAACACACACAACTCAGGTACTCATCTAGGGTCCAGTGGGTGTCATTTGGTCTCCTGCAGTGTCCTGCAGCACTCAGTGTACATTTAGAGCCCATGTTATGGCCTAGATGCAGACATAACTTTGATTTAAGTGGATGGAAGAGGGGGACAGGCTAGCTCTAACCTTCAGCGAATTGTCCATGCTCAGAAAATGAAGTTGCTGTGTCCTGCCTGATTACAGCCTTCATCTAGGATTTGGCTTGTGAGAACAAGAAGGTTGTTTCATCATCAGATCTTCTCTGATTTGGCAGTGAATATTCCCTTTTCGTACAAAGGTGAAAACGGTATTCCCTCAAACAAAAATTTTGCACTAAATTGTGTACAAGGAAGAATAGCTACTTTGAGTGGAGACTGCAATTGAAAATACAATTCAGGCCAGGGACTGGTGTGAGCCGGGGGAGCCCGCTGAAGGTAAATGAGCTGCAGTACCTGGCACCGGTAAAGTATGTGACTTACATGTATGTGCTGTGACATTTGTGGGGGAGAAGGGTATTGTGCTAGGATGTAACTGCTGGGCAAATTACCCTGAAATCAATGATACCAGACATGGGGCCAAATTCTGATGGCACTCTTGCTTCCAACAAATTTTCATAAACTGCGTTTGAAAGAAACCCCTCGATTTTATGCAATAAAGCCAAAGCAGTATGTCCTAGCCCAGCTGTGCAGGTTACAGCGTGTGCGATGTACCCTGATTCCCtctctgcctgtttttttctctctctctcttcagatGGCCAGTAACCCATGTGCCAGGCAGCCCCGGCCTGCGCTCGGCGAGCCGGCCGGAGTCGGCCCCTGCCACTgaggcggggaggagggaggaatcACCCCAGCCTGCGCCATGGCCTCACCCCGGCGTGCCCAGCACGCCGGCCCTCCCGATGGAGGCTGGGGGTGGATGATCGTTGCCGGCTGCTTCCTTGTCACTATCTGTACCAGGGCCGTGACAAGGTAAAGGGCCTGCTTCTTGTCTTTCTGACCTGTTTGTGGTATTAcccccctttctttcttccccttagGAAGAGGATTTGGGATCTCCCCTGATGTCCCACAGCGGCAGGGGTTGTTCTGGCTAGGTACAAACCTCTCTCTCgctacatttttaaaggcttccTGAAATCCCTAAGGCTGTGGAGATGCCTTAGGCACTATGAGCCCTCTGGTTTTAGTCTCGCCTCCTCTGAcagctgctctctctctcaACACCCTCTCCTTGATTTCTTACAGAATCAAAGCCTGGGGCAGGCAGCGTTATTTCAGGCTGTGGTGGTTTggttggggagggaggaatcATGTAGGGTCTCTTCAGTCTGCTGTGTCCCTCTGACCCCACAGCCGTGCTCGTTTTTGCTAGTCCCAGTGGATTTGCTTGGCTCCTGAGTCTGTGAGAGAAACTTGTAAATACCCTCTTCTCCTACTGCAAGCATTTCAGGTACAGTCCTGCCTGAGAAGGTCCGTGCCCTAGAGAGGAGGCCCCTCCCTATACCTTTCTGGTATCTGAAATAcgcagaaaatattttctcaaaaatactTCTCAAAAATAGAAAGAACAGGAATAGACTGCTGCCTTGCATAAACATAATGTATACATCCGGGGTGAGATGACTTCCACAGTGACTTTGATGTCGACTGGAGACAGAAGAGCCTGGTGTGTGTGAACACGGACATTTAAGCTATATTAAGCAGAGAGATAAGCACCCTGGTAAGTGAGGAGCACTGAGACAGTGTCTTGTTGGACTGTCAGTATAATGTAAATAGAGTGTTTCCTACctaaattttatatttcttttaaaataaagctgccACGTTTAGGGATCTAAAGTCTAGGGTCTTGGAGTCAACAGGAGAAAAGGGGCATGGAAACGTTGACACAGTGTTACTTTACGTATGCAACTGTACCAATTCTGTAATAACAGAGGAGATTTCTTAGTggatttaattcctttttcacGTTTGAAATGTGTTACATCCAAGAAATCATCTAATGGCTGGCACACATCTAGAGTATACACAAGAATGAAGTATGCgcaagaaaaaagctgaaggaagtGGTCATTCCTTGatttgcaggaggaaaaaagagagggggggaaaagggatcTCTTGTTGATCCAGAAACCAGAATGAAACTATGCAGCCTTTTAATCCGTTCCCCTGCAGAGACGGGTAGAACAGTAACACTCGTTAATCAGAGCAAAGTAACCTCTCCTGGAAGCATTTTAATAAACTGTTGAAAGGTCCGTGGGCTCCTGTGTTTTGATTCCCTGTTCATGAGGAGTTGCTTTTCACTTGCTTTGCGCTTGTGCATCCATGAACACATAGCTATAGGTGGTGTTGGCTCTGTACGTACTATGCTGGCCCTGCCCTGCAAGTTTGTGCAGATGTGAATGCCACCATTAGTGAGCAACCAGGTCAGTGAAGAACTGGGGAGCTGGGGCTTTGTGTACCATGGAAGCAACGTCATGCTGTGGGCTGTAAATTGCTCATGATAATTACaacttcagtttcatttcagttaaaaataatatgagTTATAAAAATCTAGCAGCAGATACCACAGTGAGAAACATGTGGTATTATAATAGTCATAATCTCTCTGGAGTAGTTATCTGTCTGAATTAAGTTCTACATCAGCCTAATTGTCTAATCCCACTGCTAGGGTAATAGTTGGACACCAATTTGTGATTCAGTTGTTGCCAGTGCAAAGCAAGGATTCTTCTCTGGTTGAATCACCCTAGCCTAGGTGCCTTACACAGAGTACTGTTGGAATTATTCAACTTGCACACATCATTTCATGTCTTGTCCCTCATGCATTAAGGTAGCCCTTCATTTCCAATATCCCTTAGAAACTGCTTAAAAATTTCTCCACCTTGTCAGGATTTAGGCAAACCACAGATTTGATTTTCCTGGGAGCTAGAGAGGACCTTCAAGTGGGTATTCTTTATACCTGAAGAGCGAGACTGGTGTTTTATGTGAGGCAAATATCCCATGTTCAACAGATGcgtgtttgtgttttctttcctaggtgcatctccattttttttgtggagTTCCAGGCATACTTTGGGCAGGATTATGCCAGAACGGCTTGGATCCATTCCATCGTCGACTGTGCTACGATGCTCTGTGGTGTGTATTACCCTTTTAAGACTAATgtggctgctttttcttcagctccaTCTGGTTTTAGCATGTTCACAAGTTGGTGGAGTCAGCTGGGAAAGATAGATACTGTGGGCTCTCTGGGGTATGGTATATCCAAGCTGCTTCCCCCAGCATAGTTGTGCAGGAAGGGAGTGTCTTCATactacagaaaagaagcagaacttTGTTTTGTCAAATGATctaagttttcagaaatgtactTTTGTCGAGGTCTAGTGGGACAAGTCGTGTTTGAGAGCTACTAACTGaactcttctttctcttgccttttgATTGGAATCATATTTGAGACTTAGCACAGGATGTACATCTTGCCTTCAGATCAAGTCACAGTCATCCTCCTTTTAGCAAACTTGTATGTTTACAAATAGTCTTTtcccttaaaagaaaattcagtgttacTAAAAAGGACATGCATCAATGCAGCATTTGTACCGAATTTCTCATGGGTTTACTTTAAAACTGTACAGCTAGGTGAAAATCCATGCTCTAATCCTGTGGAAGAGGGTTAATCCATGAGAATTGCTCCGAAGGCACAGGGACACAGCTGGAATGAGACATAGCAATTCTCCTGTGTCAGCCAGGCTGTAtcttgggaaaaaagagaataaggATAACCTTGCTCTAGCATTGCAGGTAGTGGAGAGCGAGAGGGTTGGTGGTGACACCCCATGGTAGAGATAGGGTGATCTGGGAGCCAGATCTGGGAGCCACTGGAGAAGTGCAGGAGAGGGGTAGCAGCCCTGGAGATGCTCCAAAAGATGAGACCTCTCCTGCTTAGGTCTGACGCAGAGCCTACAAGGCcagagaggagtgaggaagGATGCCTGAAGTTACTGAGGGCTGAAGTGCAGATTCCAGGTGGGGGAAGGTCTCAGTGTTGGAAGCATGGAGTAATGAACAGTGTGGGCTGTCGCTGTGGCCTCTCTTGACCCCCAAAACTGCAGAGTAGCTGTGTCCCGTAATGACTTTGATCTACTAAAATGGCTGCTGAGAAAGCTACtgtaaatttcagttttatccTGACTTTCAGGAAAATGATTTTTAGAAGGTTTTTGGTGCTCACACTATTGTGATAGGGGGGATGTTGGAAGACCAGTCTGCGTAGCTGTGATCGCCGTTTTCTCCTGCTTGCCtactgcttccttttccttgatGACTGTTGCAACAAACTGTGTGCGAGGACCTGCCATTAACTACCagctttatttgtttctttgaagcACCGCTTGGGAGTTTAATCAGTAATCATGTATCCTGCCAAGTTGGTATCATGCTAGGAGGGCTGCTTGCATCTACTGGATTTATTTTGAGTTCGTTCGCCACCAGCCTGGAACATCTCTACTTATCATTAGGAGTCCTTACAGGTAGGAGGCATTCAGCCCCTTTGTTCTTGCCAGGAAAACAACACAGGAATGTTAAAAATGATGGTCCTTCCTTTCAAGAGGGGTGATCTCTTCTCCATGTCATATTGCCACTGCACTGGTCAATAGAGATACTCAGACTGGTTCCCTTAATTGTAAGAGAGGCCCTGCGAGGGCTTCAGCACTCAGTGAGTCTCATACAGCCCAAATGCAGCACCCTGCAAAAGCAACTCTAACTTCTGTTGGAGAGAGGACTATGGATAAAGTTCTGAGATTATGGGAGGTCAGGAAGGACTGCTGTTGCAGGTGATACACaaaaaggtttccttttttaCCTGTGATTTGGGAAGAGTTTGTTATAGTAGGAGTTCTAGACTGCcccaaaatatttgtatattaaaaaaaaaaagtttgaatcaAAACATAAGAGTAAGTGGGCAGAGGAGCACTGGGTGAATACATGGTACCTCAGCTGTGCACCTTATTTTTGTGTGCGTTACATTCCAgttgaaaaagcaaacaaattgcTGGTTGGTAGTGTAACTGTAGCAGCTCTTCCATTTGCGTTCAGGTATGGTGATAACAAATATCTTTGCTCTGTCCTGTCTCCCCGTGTTTGTTGTGCACAGAGGAACTTGGGAGGTGCCCATGGTCACACTGACATTCCTTCCTCATTAATACTGACCTGGTAGCCACAGTGATATAAGCCCTTGTACTTGGTCCCCTGCTGTTTAGTAACAAGTTGGTGGAATTACTGCAGTTCACATGCTGCCGACAgcttatttgtttaaaaaaaaaaaaaaaaaatccttattgtAGTGCATGTCACTCCTGTATTACGACGTTAATCTTTGACAAATGTGTTCACAACAAATAAAAAGGCTCCTTGTAAGTCGAGGGACTGTGCCACATACCCTGCTAATGCCACTGAGGCTTCCTTAGTGAGAACTGCTGTGAATACTGAGGTGGAAAAGCAGTTGCATTTTGTACATGGAGTTGTAAAGAGCCAATTCTACAAGCAGTGAACTTCTAGTCTGTGGGGACTGATTAATGGAGAGGTGAGCTGTTGGTAAAGGCTAGAGGTGGTGCCCCAACCCAGAGGGGAGGTGGGAGCATAACTGGTGAACGTCTAAATCCATAAAAGCTGCAGGACTTGAAACTGTGAGGAGTGAAGCAGAGGTGAGATGGGGGAGTGGCAATAAGTAGCAGAGTTCCTTCTAAGAggtatgaaaatgttttcagcccCAAACTTTGCATTTCCACTTTTCACAGGACATTGGCTTTTTTGGGACCTATTTCCCCCTGCCCACTcactaaaaaataaatggtgTGTACGCCACATAGAGTATGATTTTCATAGCTCTCGAGTGATGATGTCTAGCTCAGGGGTGCTCCTCCGGCTCTGCTGCCCAGAGGTccaaccccagctctctgccctgctcctccgCTCGCCTCCTGAGGGGTGCCAGAGCGGGCACCCACTGCCCGGAGTCCCTCTAATCCACTTATCCCGTCCTGGCAGGCTTAGTGCCCGCCCCACACAGTGCGGCCTTTCAGGAGGACATGGCAAGCTGGTTACGGCGCTGGGTGATTATCTCCTCTATTGGCAAGTTCTGCCAAAGGCAGTGGGGACCGTTTTACCCTCGATGTAGGACATGCTCCAAAACCCTAGTCAGGAACTAATTTCTGCGGCTGATTCAGAAATATACGTTTTAGTGTTAGGGCAAGCATTTGATGATTAAAATCTGCTCTCTGGTTCTGCAGCAGAGACCACAATCTTTTTCCCAGTCCAAGAGATGGATCTTATTTGTTGACTAAATTGGACATGGCTTTGGTTTCTAAGGCTTTTCCTGCCTCTTTGCTTGTAGGCAGGGATTTAAAATGGTCAGGACTCCaagcagctgctgtgtggagtttGTTTAGCTGACTAAAAAAGGTTTATTGTAGAATATTAGTAACAGAGACAGACTTTGTACTGTGTTTCAGAGACCTGAAAATTAATGTTCAGGGTTGCAACAGACCGAAACACAAAGTGGTGCCTCATCAGGACGGTGTGCCCAGTGCCAGCATCTGTGCAGACCCTGGGGCAAGACCTCATCTTGCATCCAGGAGAGGCTGACACACCATTTCTCTGATGTTTATTGATCGTCCTTGTTCTTGTTATTAAGTGAACCCCATCACTTCTTTCTGAGCCTTGTTATCGTGGATTAATGATGATCCGTTAGGTTTGTCAAGTcatcctggttttttttcacactgtGACTGGGCTGTGTGATACAGAATCAGAAAAAGCTTCCTATTCATTTGTGCTAATGGAAGTAGGTTATGTGgtttaatttaatgtattcCATATGTCGTGCTTAGTATTAAGCCATCTGCACTGTGCTTTCTCTTCTAGGACTTGGGTTTGCACTCTGTTATTCTCCAGCCATCGCGATGGTGGGCAAATatttcaacaaaagaaaagcgCTGGCGTATGGAATAGCCATGTCAGGAAGTGGAATCGGTACCTTCATCCTGGCCCCCGTGGTCCAGCTCTTAATCGAGCAGTTTTCCTGGCGTGGAGCTTTACTCATCCTGggaggttttgttttaaacctctGTGTCTGTGGTGCCTTGATGCGGCCTATTGCTCTTAAGGAGGACTGTAAAACTGCTCCTGAGTTTCTTGAACAGGATTATGTCCCCGAAGCACAGAAACGAGACTTAAAGCAAATGTCCATCTGTTCACCTTTAATCAAAGTGTGGTCTCATGAATGTTTATGCTACTGTTCATGGGAGGAATATGACTTTTTACTGATGCCAGACTTCATGGTGCTGGCAGTGTCGGTTTTATTTATGGCATATGGCTGTAGCCCTCTCTTTGTCTACCTAGTGCCTTATGCTTTGAGCGTTGGAGTGAGTCATCACCAGGCTGCCTTCCTCATGTCCATACTTGGTGTCATAGACATCATTGGTAATATCACCTTTGGATGGCTAACAGACAGAAGGTAATGGCTTATGGCTAAGCAAGTGTAAGCTTTAGCTGGTGGGAGGCTGGATGCCAGTGAGGTGTAATACATATAAAAGTGAACATTATGGACTTTTTCTGTAGGATGCGTAACttaaaaacccaacacacagtctaactttcagaaatgcttactatttaaagtttttttttctcttctgagttTGTTCAATTCTGctggtttaatttctttcctccctgaaGAAATGATGTGCTTGTGCAAAGCTCTTGCATTTGACGGTGGAAATGTAACGCCCTGCCTGAGATATGTTGAGCGTGATCCTCTGTACCTATTTCCTAGAGGATCtcactcttcttcctctgcctttccatctcttctgtgctgctggggaggcacAGAAGTCATGGAAAAGGGTCAAGAGTCTGGCTCAACACCGTCAGGAACAGAACTGATCTAAAATTGTTATACATTTTCCAGAACATGAGAACTCACCACGCTTTGCTAACTCAGCTTACTCCAAACATCTGTGTGCAGCATCTGTAACATCAGTAGAGACTGGCTAAATTGAGAAGGATTTTGATTCTAAAGGACACATTCTTTGTGCGTATTCAGTTTGTGGGAAAAATCAGTCCTTGGTTttgtggggcagggagaaagggaaTTGCCATCTCACTTAGCTCACACTAACTGCAGTGTTCAAGGGCTGATGCGAAGGATGACAGCTAAGAGAGGtatactgtaatattttttgcataataCTGGGAGCACTGTGCTGAGCTGGGATGTCAAGCCTGATGGAATACTGCTTTGAACATTGAAACTTCAGAGGGCTGCAAAATCCTGGCAGCGGAGTGGCTCCCCTCACTAGGAGCAGCCCGAAGAACATGGCAGGCAGCAtgggctgctgctttccagatgtttctgcagctgtagGTGGGCAGCTTTCCCTACCTGGGCTCATCAGTGTTGAGCTTTTCATCTTGAAGACTGTGTAAGAAAATGGACTTAAATTTGAGCTGTGTgaaagagagtgagagagacTGAAGTGCTGCATGCCAGGGCATAGGAACTGAGATGCTGTGTCCGGTgataatctttttcttttctgttttgaaatttgcaGGTGTCTGAAGAAGCATCGGCACTTTTGCTACCTCTTTGCTGTGGGAATGGATGGCCTCTGTTGTCTTTTCCTGCCAGTTCTCCAAAACTTCCCCTTGCTTGTGCCTTTCTCATTTACCTTTGGCTACTTCGATGGAGCCTATGTAACGCTGATCCCTGTCGTGACAGCAGATGTAGTGGGAACTTCTTCCTTATCATCAGCACTGG includes:
- the SLC16A12 gene encoding monocarboxylate transporter 12, translating into MASPRRAQHAGPPDGGWGWMIVAGCFLVTICTRAVTRCISIFFVEFQAYFGQDYARTAWIHSIVDCATMLCAPLGSLISNHVSCQVGIMLGGLLASTGFILSSFATSLEHLYLSLGVLTGLGFALCYSPAIAMVGKYFNKRKALAYGIAMSGSGIGTFILAPVVQLLIEQFSWRGALLILGGFVLNLCVCGALMRPIALKEDCKTAPEFLEQDYVPEAQKRDLKQMSICSPLIKVWSHECLCYCSWEEYDFLLMPDFMVLAVSVLFMAYGCSPLFVYLVPYALSVGVSHHQAAFLMSILGVIDIIGNITFGWLTDRRCLKKHRHFCYLFAVGMDGLCCLFLPVLQNFPLLVPFSFTFGYFDGAYVTLIPVVTADVVGTSSLSSALGVMYFLHAIPYLVSPPVAGWLVDTTGSYTASFLLCGFSMIFSSTLLCFARLAKKIKRTHLRSLTSDAGTKQHIWTNGAIAYSVTAELDQKDVEFLAVDTSSYSNR